The following coding sequences lie in one Vibrio aerogenes genomic window:
- a CDS encoding ABC transporter permease translates to MKESSSFNRSLIRWSLKEIRHGQLWLVILALALITTSIFALSAVATRMEQAIVNQSKDTLMADTVFISPAPVPESLIVKAEHRGGKTSLMTRFSSMLFGTDSSGGEGMKLVFVKAVDEAFPLRGQLRLSDGKSEHAHVRPGEVWLDPQILTDLGMKIGDSVFIGDLERRITGEIIEEPGLNFNPFRQLPTVLIHQSDVNATGTVTVGSRVQYRLFINGSEQDITWLKSVTTLNPSERWRDVSGSGRSSEIFDNALRYLSLVVVVTVLIAMITLLFTCQNYVVSRKQTVAMLKSLGATRKWVRHWLLVQMALLLCIALFIGVPAGYLLELLLHIPLRGVLPSPLPALGFGPLMTTLTVLLLVAVPGFGISLYQLVHVRAGEVLQSGVSPALSAFMRWGFFLIPLCGVAVFFGKNTFLWVVLAGIALVLMLSAGAGILLLRAFGKFPLSASFKLALRRMSRAPLMTGVQLSALALSLMLFAVLWIVRTDLLADWTGIFPEDAPNVFSINISTGEKDRYLEQLEAMNIEHSPLFPMVRGRLFKINGIDAKVFAGGEQASDIFRREVNFTWAKALPDYNPVVAGQWVPEKGVSVESGVAEDIGIQVGDTLEFRINNQAIIARVNSIRHVDWRDLKPNFYFILSPDLTTNLARSWLLSFRTGKDSVRQMSVLAHEFPTVSLIDLRQITSKIQQILNQIIWAISVLTGMSLFAGLLLIYTLLRLSLDQRRGEMKLYRTLGMSDRRLRWTLWAEFGLLAFTAGMISGVSADGVVAVLVSYGFDLSPRPHFLLWILQPVIACVMVMLVVFHLFHYLNNKSHQQNTFPNSE, encoded by the coding sequence ATGAAGGAATCATCTTCTTTTAACCGCTCTTTGATTCGCTGGAGCCTGAAAGAAATCCGGCACGGGCAGTTGTGGCTGGTGATTCTTGCGCTGGCATTGATTACAACCAGCATCTTTGCTTTATCTGCTGTGGCAACCCGTATGGAACAGGCGATTGTCAATCAGAGCAAAGATACGCTGATGGCTGATACGGTTTTTATTTCACCGGCACCGGTCCCGGAAAGCCTGATTGTCAAAGCGGAACACCGCGGCGGGAAAACATCACTGATGACCCGGTTCTCCAGCATGTTGTTTGGGACAGATTCATCCGGTGGGGAAGGGATGAAGCTGGTGTTTGTGAAAGCGGTGGACGAGGCATTTCCGCTTCGGGGTCAGCTCAGACTGTCTGACGGAAAATCAGAACATGCACACGTCCGGCCCGGAGAAGTCTGGCTTGATCCACAGATTCTGACAGATTTGGGTATGAAGATTGGTGATTCGGTTTTTATCGGTGATCTGGAACGACGGATCACCGGAGAGATTATTGAAGAGCCGGGGCTGAACTTTAATCCTTTCAGGCAGTTGCCGACGGTACTGATTCATCAGTCTGATGTGAATGCAACCGGAACGGTCACTGTGGGAAGCCGGGTACAATACCGGCTGTTTATTAACGGTTCCGAGCAGGATATTACATGGCTGAAGTCAGTTACAACGCTCAACCCTTCTGAGCGCTGGCGGGATGTCAGTGGTTCAGGCCGATCTTCAGAGATCTTTGACAATGCTTTACGGTATTTATCACTGGTTGTGGTGGTCACGGTACTGATTGCCATGATTACCCTGTTATTTACCTGCCAGAATTATGTCGTTTCCCGCAAACAGACCGTAGCGATGCTGAAAAGTTTGGGGGCGACCCGGAAATGGGTCCGGCATTGGTTGTTGGTGCAGATGGCATTACTGTTGTGTATTGCTTTATTCATTGGTGTGCCTGCCGGTTATCTGCTGGAGCTGCTGTTACATATTCCGCTGCGCGGTGTGTTACCTTCACCCTTACCTGCGCTGGGATTCGGGCCATTGATGACCACGCTAACGGTTTTACTGCTGGTGGCGGTGCCCGGTTTCGGTATTTCGCTTTATCAGCTGGTACATGTCAGGGCCGGGGAAGTGCTGCAAAGTGGTGTATCTCCGGCATTATCTGCATTTATGCGCTGGGGTTTTTTCCTGATTCCTTTGTGTGGTGTCGCTGTCTTCTTTGGTAAAAATACTTTTCTGTGGGTGGTGCTGGCCGGAATTGCGTTGGTTTTGATGCTGAGTGCCGGTGCCGGAATTCTGTTACTCAGGGCATTCGGGAAATTTCCCTTATCCGCTTCTTTTAAACTGGCATTACGCAGGATGAGCCGGGCTCCGTTAATGACGGGTGTACAACTGAGTGCGCTGGCTTTATCACTGATGCTGTTTGCTGTTTTATGGATTGTCAGGACCGATTTACTTGCGGACTGGACCGGCATTTTTCCGGAAGATGCGCCGAATGTATTTTCTATTAATATCAGTACCGGGGAAAAAGATCGCTATCTTGAGCAGCTTGAAGCCATGAATATTGAACATTCACCGTTGTTTCCGATGGTCAGGGGCCGGTTGTTTAAAATCAACGGTATTGATGCGAAGGTCTTTGCCGGGGGAGAGCAGGCCAGCGATATTTTCCGCCGGGAGGTTAATTTTACCTGGGCGAAGGCTTTGCCTGATTACAATCCGGTTGTTGCGGGTCAGTGGGTACCGGAAAAGGGCGTTTCTGTTGAGTCAGGTGTGGCTGAAGATATTGGAATACAGGTTGGGGATACTCTGGAGTTCCGGATTAATAATCAAGCCATCATTGCCAGAGTGAACTCGATCCGCCACGTTGACTGGCGGGATTTAAAGCCAAACTTCTATTTTATTTTATCCCCTGATCTGACAACCAATCTCGCCCGTAGCTGGCTTTTGAGTTTCCGGACCGGGAAAGATTCTGTCAGGCAAATGTCGGTGCTTGCTCATGAATTTCCAACGGTCAGTCTGATCGACCTGCGCCAGATTACCTCGAAGATCCAGCAGATTCTGAACCAGATTATCTGGGCGATTTCTGTGCTGACCGGCATGAGCCTGTTTGCGGGGCTATTACTGATTTATACCTTATTGCGGCTGAGCCTGGATCAGCGTCGCGGTGAAATGAAATTATACCGGACGCTGGGAATGAGCGACAGACGGTTGCGATGGACGCTTTGGGCTGAATTTGGGCTGTTAGCATTCACCGCCGGGATGATTTCGGGTGTCAGCGCGGATGGTGTGGTTGCAGTGCTGGTTTCTTATGGATTTGATTTATCACCCCGGCCGCATTTCTTACTCTGGATCCTGCAGCCGGTGATTGCGTGTGTGATGGTGATGCTGGTCGTTTTTCATTTATTCCACTATTTGAATAATAAGAGTCATCAACAGAACACTTTCCCCAATAGTGAGTAA
- a CDS encoding ABC transporter ATP-binding protein, whose product MKNAPVISARSLVKTVSTNQQSLTIVKDVSFDVFPGESVAIVGASGAGKSTLMAILSGLDMPVSGEVKLFGRPLQSLTDEERAVIRSESVGFIFQNFLLIPSLSALENVTLPCLLRGENEDTERAKRLLDAVGLSGRLHHTPAQLSGGEQQRVAIARAFMLKPALLFADEPTGNLDQTTAAKVIDLLFQLNEDAGTTLMLVTHDLQLAARCQRRLKMHAGQVEEMVS is encoded by the coding sequence ATGAAAAACGCCCCTGTAATTTCTGCCCGTTCACTGGTGAAGACAGTGTCCACGAATCAGCAATCTTTGACAATCGTTAAAGATGTGAGTTTTGATGTTTTTCCCGGAGAAAGTGTTGCGATTGTTGGTGCTTCCGGTGCCGGTAAATCAACCCTGATGGCCATTCTCTCCGGGCTGGATATGCCGGTTTCCGGCGAAGTGAAATTATTTGGCCGTCCTTTACAGAGCTTAACGGATGAAGAACGCGCAGTGATTCGCAGTGAATCGGTCGGGTTTATCTTTCAAAACTTTTTGCTGATTCCCAGTCTGTCCGCACTGGAGAATGTCACTTTACCCTGTTTGTTACGCGGAGAAAATGAAGATACGGAGCGGGCGAAAAGGCTGCTTGATGCGGTAGGTTTATCCGGGCGGCTTCATCATACGCCTGCACAGCTGTCTGGTGGTGAGCAACAGCGGGTTGCCATCGCCAGAGCATTTATGCTTAAACCGGCGCTGCTGTTTGCTGATGAGCCCACAGGAAATCTTGATCAAACCACAGCGGCAAAGGTGATTGATTTGCTGTTTCAACTCAATGAAGATGCAGGAACAACACTAATGCTGGTGACACATGATTTACAACTGGCAGCGAGATGTCAGCGCCGGCTGAAAATGCATGCCGGACAAGTGGAGGAGATGGTCTCATGA
- a CDS encoding GDSL-type esterase/lipase family protein yields MIRWLSFLWLILFSSQALCTQLLVLGDSLSAGYQMPIEQAWPGLLPEALEKHHQTVSVINGSVSGDTTGNALARLPALLKQHKPSYVLIELGANDGLRGFSPDIPKQNLIKIIDLIIQSGGKPILMQIRIPPNYGQRYSRLFSAIYPNISDKKRIPLIPFFLEQVIIRPEWMKEDGLHPKAEAQPWIAETVARQISPLLK; encoded by the coding sequence ATGATACGTTGGTTATCCTTTTTATGGCTGATTCTTTTTTCATCTCAGGCACTTTGTACACAGTTACTTGTTCTCGGTGACAGTCTCAGCGCCGGTTACCAGATGCCCATTGAGCAGGCATGGCCGGGCTTATTGCCAGAGGCCTTAGAGAAACATCACCAGACCGTCAGCGTGATTAACGGCAGTGTATCCGGGGATACCACCGGCAATGCTCTGGCCCGGTTGCCTGCATTACTCAAACAACACAAGCCGTCATATGTTCTGATTGAGCTGGGCGCAAATGATGGACTTCGTGGCTTCTCACCCGACATCCCCAAACAGAATCTGATCAAAATTATCGACCTGATTATTCAGTCCGGCGGCAAACCTATCCTGATGCAAATCCGTATTCCTCCGAATTACGGGCAACGTTACAGCCGGTTGTTCTCTGCGATTTATCCTAATATATCAGATAAAAAGCGAATTCCTCTCATTCCGTTTTTTCTGGAGCAGGTGATTATCCGGCCCGAGTGGATGAAAGAGGATGGCCTGCATCCCAAAGCCGAGGCACAACCATGGATTGCAGAGACAGTCGCCCGGCAAATTTCTCCTTTACTGAAATAG
- a CDS encoding trans-2-enoyl-CoA reductase family protein has protein sequence MHTNSLIEGVVAKHAHPAGCEQFILRQIQYARSASQIKHGPKRVLILGSSSGLGLAARIALTFGGAGAKTIGVSLDTPPKEEQCGNAGYYNNLYFRQYAEKSGYEAINIQGDVFSQTTKDEVVEAIETYFDGEVDLIIYSIASGKRKQPDSDEYWRAVLKPTTQAVTCPAIDFATDECHETRIDPATEAEISATLKVMGGEVWESWVDTLINSESIAPGCQTIAFSYVGSPLTYPVYLNGTLGLAKVDLHQTSHALNLKLANFDGGAYAVVCKALMTRASVCIPGLLPYLMMLSKVLDQRGTNEDCNAQMQRLFTDKLYGPQEVQVDSERLIRLDEYELSPQVQDCVRVLLQEITPENLPQQSYYHKIKAEFMRLNGFGFPQSDSASSEDTLTEETH, from the coding sequence ATGCACACAAATTCATTGATTGAGGGAGTTGTTGCAAAACATGCTCACCCGGCCGGATGTGAGCAGTTTATTCTCCGGCAAATTCAGTATGCCCGCTCAGCGTCTCAGATTAAGCATGGGCCGAAACGGGTTTTAATTCTTGGATCATCTTCTGGTCTGGGACTCGCTGCACGGATTGCACTGACTTTTGGTGGTGCAGGCGCGAAAACCATCGGTGTTTCTCTCGATACGCCCCCCAAAGAAGAACAATGTGGCAATGCCGGTTATTACAACAACCTTTATTTCAGACAATATGCTGAAAAATCCGGTTATGAAGCCATTAATATTCAGGGCGATGTATTCTCCCAGACCACCAAAGATGAGGTTGTAGAAGCCATCGAAACCTATTTTGATGGTGAAGTTGATCTGATTATCTACAGTATTGCCTCCGGCAAACGAAAACAGCCGGATAGCGATGAATACTGGCGTGCCGTGCTCAAACCGACGACTCAGGCGGTCACCTGCCCGGCCATAGACTTTGCCACAGATGAATGCCATGAAACCAGGATTGACCCCGCAACCGAAGCCGAAATCAGCGCCACACTGAAGGTGATGGGAGGGGAAGTATGGGAAAGCTGGGTCGATACGCTGATTAATTCTGAATCGATTGCACCGGGCTGCCAAACCATCGCTTTCTCTTATGTCGGCTCTCCCCTGACCTATCCAGTCTATCTCAACGGGACACTTGGTTTAGCCAAAGTGGACCTTCACCAGACCAGCCACGCTTTAAACCTGAAACTGGCCAATTTTGACGGTGGTGCTTATGCCGTTGTCTGTAAGGCACTGATGACCCGGGCCAGTGTTTGTATTCCGGGATTACTCCCCTATCTGATGATGCTCAGTAAAGTCCTTGACCAACGGGGAACGAATGAAGACTGCAATGCACAAATGCAGCGATTATTTACTGATAAACTCTATGGGCCGCAGGAAGTTCAGGTTGACAGTGAACGACTCATCCGTCTGGATGAATATGAGTTATCGCCACAGGTACAGGACTGCGTCCGGGTTCTTTTACAGGAAATCACGCCGGAAAACTTACCACAACAGAGCTATTACCATAAAATCAAAGCAGAATTTATGCGGCTGAACGGATTTGGCTTTCCTCAATCCGACAGTGCATCGTCTGAAGATACACTGACAGAAGAGACACACTGA